In the Triticum aestivum cultivar Chinese Spring chromosome 2B, IWGSC CS RefSeq v2.1, whole genome shotgun sequence genome, GGAAGGTGGCCGGCTTCGTGGAGTACATCGAGTCCGGGGCGAAGCAGGACCATATGGTCCTCATAGTGCCGGAAGGCAGGCACGCCGTGCGGCTGGGCACGGAATCCTCGATCCAGCAGCAGCTCAGCGTGACGCGGGGCAAGTACTATTCCATCACCTTCAGCGCGGCGCGCACCTGCGCCCAGTCCGAGAAGCTGAGCGTGTCGATCGTCCCCGGCGACGCGTCCGGCGGCGAGCTCCCCGTCCAGACGGTGTACACCAGCAGCGGCTGGGACTCGTACGCCTGGGCCTTCAAGGCCAAGCAGGGCGTGGTGTCGCTCATCATCCACCACGGCGACGACCAGGTGGACGACCCCGCGTGCGGCCCCATCGTCGACGCCGTCGCCATCAGAACGCTCAGCCCTCCTCACGCCACCCACCGTAAGACATACCACGATCTCGTCGTTAACCGCACCCACGAAATCTCATCACGTTACGGAATTCTCACTCTAGTCTACGCCTGCATGACATGTACAGAGAACATGCTGATCAACGGGGACTTCGAGGAGGGGCCGTACATGACCCCGGGGTCGCCGTCGGGGGTGCTGGTGCCGCCCATGGACGAGGACGCCACGTCGCCGCTGCCGGGGTGGACGATCATGTCCCACTCCAAGGTGGTCAAGTACATCGACGCGGGGCACTTCCGGGTGCCGCACGGCTCCCGCGCCGTGGAGCTGGTGGCCGGCGTGGAGGTGGCGCTGGTCCAGGAGGTGGCCACCGTGCCCGGCAGGTCCTACAGGCTGCAGTTCTCCGTGGGCGACGCCGGCAACAAGTGCGCGGCGTCGCCGATGAGCGTGCAGGTGGCCACGGCGTACGGGGGCAAGCGCGTGTCGTACGAGTCCCGCGGCACGGGCGGCTACGTGCGCGACAAGCTCGACTTCAAGGCGGAGGGGAACAGCACCCGGGTGGTGTTCTACAGCACGGGCTACCACACCACGTCCGACCGCAGCGGCACGCTCTGCGGACCCGTCGTCGACGACGTGTCGCTCGTCAGCGTCTCGCACCCGCATGCTCGCCGGTTGCTCCGCTGATGCGCCTCGCAGGAGCCAGTGCTTTTTTTTTTTTCTTGATGAGTTGGGAGCCCGTGCTGCTAGAATGTGAGTTTCTCGGGAGAGAGCGGCTCGGAAGTGGAAAATTGACTGCTGAGAATGAGATGATAGTGGTTGCGTGACAACAGACTTAACATTGCCTCAACAGATTGATCATGATTCACTGCAAACAGTATCACCGTAATCAGCTGGAAACATCAGCAACAGCTGCAATGTTAAGTTTTTTTTTTTTCACTTTCCTTTTCAAATCACTTTCTCTGCGTATGAAATGCTGGGTATGTGCCCCTGTCAGTACATGTGTTCTACTGTAAATTCAGTTTGGCATGTCGCTGTTGTAAGCTGTGACTCCAAATATTTTACTGTTGCCGCTGCATTGTAACAGCTATGCACAATTCAAATCTCCCCGAGGGGCAAGAGGTTTAACCGAGCAGTGATTTAGTAGAGGGATTGTGTGTGTGGAGGAATTAGCGGGGATTGGGTGAGGGGCGGGATCACCCAACCCCTCTGTGGATTGGATCGCCACCAACCGAATAAGGCCTGCCGAAAGCAGGAAATTCCACTATCCAGTGACGAGAGATTCTTGGAGCAGTAGCTTCAGGTCCTCAAGCCTGTAAAGAATTAAC is a window encoding:
- the LOC123045885 gene encoding uncharacterized protein, translating into MVLNGALFLLVCAAARAAASGGDGPLLNGNFEYAPNRSQMNGSRVMGKYAIPYWKVAGFVEYIESGAKQDHMVLIVPEGRHAVRLGTESSIQQQLSVTRGKYYSITFSAARTCAQSEKLSVSIVPGDASGGELPVQTVYTSSGWDSYAWAFKAKQGVVSLIIHHGDDQVDDPACGPIVDAVAIRTLSPPHATHQNMLINGDFEEGPYMTPGSPSGVLVPPMDEDATSPLPGWTIMSHSKVVKYIDAGHFRVPHGSRAVELVAGVEVALVQEVATVPGRSYRLQFSVGDAGNKCAASPMSVQVATAYGGKRVSYESRGTGGYVRDKLDFKAEGNSTRVVFYSTGYHTTSDRSGTLCGPVVDDVSLVSVSHPHARRLLR